A window of Malania oleifera isolate guangnan ecotype guangnan chromosome 5, ASM2987363v1, whole genome shotgun sequence contains these coding sequences:
- the LOC131156504 gene encoding UNC93-like protein 1 isoform X1: MVRYNSPFVQVTLIGLVCFCCPGMFNALSGMGGGGQVDPTAANNANTALYTTFAVFGILGGGLYNLLGPHLTLFFGCSTYILYAGSFLYYNHHRHQAFAVVAGGVLGVGAGLLWAAQGAIMTSYPPPNHKGTYISLFWCIFNMGGVVGGLIPFVLNYHRAAAASVNDATYIAFMCFMSAGALLSLTILPPRLVTRDDGTRCTTVTYSSGSTEALEILKLFLNWKMLLMIPASWASNFFYTYQFNNVNGLLFNLRTRGLNNVFYWGAQMLGSVGIGYALDFSFKSRRMRGLFGIAIVFVLGTAIWGGGLANQVKHSASNPTEKLDFKDSGARFAGPFVLYFSYGLLDAMYQSTVYWVIGALADNSETLSRYSGFYKGVQSAGAAVAWQVDKHKVPLLTQLLVNWSLTTLSYPLLALLVMLAVKDDKEADEGAAFPSADQAPADTTIGVPSK, translated from the exons ATGGTCAGGTACAACTCTCCGTTTGTGCAGGTGACCCTGATAGGCCTCGTCTGCTTCTGCTGCCCCGGCATGTTCAACGCCCTCTCCGGAATGGGAGGGGGCGGCCAGGTCGACCCCACCGCCGCCAACAACGCCAACACTGCCCTCTACACCACCTTCGCCGTCTTCGGCATCCTCGGCGGTGGGCTCTACAACCTGCTCGGCCCCCACCTCACCCTCTTCTTCGGCTGCTCTACCTACATCCTCTACGCCGGCTCCTTCCTCTACTACAACCACCACCGTCACCAGGCCTTCGCCGTCGTCGCCGGCGGCGTCCTGGGCGTCGGCGCCGGCCTCCTCTGGGCTGCTCAGGGCGCCATCATGACCTCCTACCCGCCGCCCAACCATAAGGGCACCTACATTTCTCTATTCTGGTGCATCTTCAACATGGGCGGCGTCGTCGGCGGCCTCATCCCCTTCGTCCTCAACTATCACCGCGCCGCCGCCGCCTCTGTGAACGACGCCACCTACATCGCCTTCATGTGCTTCATGTCCGCCGGCGCCCTCCTCTCTCTCACCATCCTGCCACCCAGGCTGGTGACTCGCGACGACGGCACGCGGTGCACCACCGTCACCTACTCCAGCGGGTCCACTGAGGCCTTGGAGATTCTGAAGCTGTTCCTCAACTGGAAGATGCTGCTCATGATCCCTGCTTCCTGGGCGAGCAACTTCTTCTACACCTACCAGTTCAACAACGTTAACGGGCTGCTGTTCAATTTGAGGACTAGGGGTTTGAACAACGTGTTCTACTGGGGGGCTCAGATGCTGGGCTCAGTTGGGATCGGATACGCTCTGGATTTCAGTTTCAAAAGTAGGAGGATGAGGGGTCTTTTTGGGATCGCCATTGTTTTCGTGCTCGGCACTGCTATTTGGGGCGGAGGGCTTGCTAACCAGGTCAAACACTCTGCCTCTAATCCCACGGAGAAGCTGGATTTCAAGGACTCCGGCGCCCGTTTCGCCGGGCCTTTTGTGCTCTATTTTAGCTATGGGCTGCTGGATGCCATGTACCAGAGCACCGTTTACTGGGTCATTGGGGCTTTGGCCGACAATTCAGAAACCCTCAGCAG GTACAGTGGATTCTATAAAGGAGTGCAGAGTGCAGGAGCAGCGGTTGCGTGGCAAGTTGACAAACACAAGGTGCCATTACTGACCCAACTTCTTGTGAATTGGTCACTCACTACACTTAGTTATCCACTGTTGGCACTTCTTGTCATGTTAGCTGTTAAGGATGACAAAGAAGCCGATGAAGGAGCTGCTTTCCCATCCGCCGACCAAGCTCCTGCAGATACCACAATTGGTGTGCCAAGCAAGTGA
- the LOC131156504 gene encoding UNC93-like protein 1 isoform X2, with protein MVRYNSPFVQVTLIGLVCFCCPGMFNALSGMGGGGQVDPTAANNANTALYTTFAVFGILGGGLYNLLGPHLTLFFGCSTYILYAGSFLYYNHHRHQAFAVVAGGVLGVGAGLLWAAQGAIMTSYPPPNHKGTYISLFWCIFNMGGVVGGLIPFVLNYHRAAAASVNDATYIAFMCFMSAGALLSLTILPPRLVTRDDGTRCTTVTYSSGSTEALEILKLFLNWKMLLMIPASWASNFFYTYQFNNVNGLLFNLRTRGLNNVFYWGAQMLGSVGIGYALDFSFKSRRMRGLFGIAIVFVLGTAIWGGGLANQVKHSASNPTEKLDFKDSGARFAGPFVLYFSYGLLDAMYQSTVYWVIGALADNSETLSRYSGFYKGVQSAGAAVAWQVDKHKLLRMTKKPMKELLSHPPTKLLQIPQLVCQASETYLIFLKGQSYHPSPKMGLKNQI; from the exons ATGGTCAGGTACAACTCTCCGTTTGTGCAGGTGACCCTGATAGGCCTCGTCTGCTTCTGCTGCCCCGGCATGTTCAACGCCCTCTCCGGAATGGGAGGGGGCGGCCAGGTCGACCCCACCGCCGCCAACAACGCCAACACTGCCCTCTACACCACCTTCGCCGTCTTCGGCATCCTCGGCGGTGGGCTCTACAACCTGCTCGGCCCCCACCTCACCCTCTTCTTCGGCTGCTCTACCTACATCCTCTACGCCGGCTCCTTCCTCTACTACAACCACCACCGTCACCAGGCCTTCGCCGTCGTCGCCGGCGGCGTCCTGGGCGTCGGCGCCGGCCTCCTCTGGGCTGCTCAGGGCGCCATCATGACCTCCTACCCGCCGCCCAACCATAAGGGCACCTACATTTCTCTATTCTGGTGCATCTTCAACATGGGCGGCGTCGTCGGCGGCCTCATCCCCTTCGTCCTCAACTATCACCGCGCCGCCGCCGCCTCTGTGAACGACGCCACCTACATCGCCTTCATGTGCTTCATGTCCGCCGGCGCCCTCCTCTCTCTCACCATCCTGCCACCCAGGCTGGTGACTCGCGACGACGGCACGCGGTGCACCACCGTCACCTACTCCAGCGGGTCCACTGAGGCCTTGGAGATTCTGAAGCTGTTCCTCAACTGGAAGATGCTGCTCATGATCCCTGCTTCCTGGGCGAGCAACTTCTTCTACACCTACCAGTTCAACAACGTTAACGGGCTGCTGTTCAATTTGAGGACTAGGGGTTTGAACAACGTGTTCTACTGGGGGGCTCAGATGCTGGGCTCAGTTGGGATCGGATACGCTCTGGATTTCAGTTTCAAAAGTAGGAGGATGAGGGGTCTTTTTGGGATCGCCATTGTTTTCGTGCTCGGCACTGCTATTTGGGGCGGAGGGCTTGCTAACCAGGTCAAACACTCTGCCTCTAATCCCACGGAGAAGCTGGATTTCAAGGACTCCGGCGCCCGTTTCGCCGGGCCTTTTGTGCTCTATTTTAGCTATGGGCTGCTGGATGCCATGTACCAGAGCACCGTTTACTGGGTCATTGGGGCTTTGGCCGACAATTCAGAAACCCTCAGCAG GTACAGTGGATTCTATAAAGGAGTGCAGAGTGCAGGAGCAGCGGTTGCGTGGCAAGTTGACAAACACAAG CTGTTAAGGATGACAAAGAAGCCGATGAAGGAGCTGCTTTCCCATCCGCCGACCAAGCTCCTGCAGATACCACAATTGGTGTGCCAAGCAAGTGAAACCTATCTCATATTTTTGAAGGGCCAAAGCTATCATCCTTCTCCAAAAATGggtctcaaaaatcaaatatga